The Kosakonia sacchari SP1 genome includes a window with the following:
- a CDS encoding M20 peptidase aminoacylase family protein, with protein MSFAEQLIDWRRELHQHPELSLQEFETTRRIRHWLESAGLRLLPLSLPTGVVAEVGSGEKVIALRADIDALPIEEAVDVPFASRNPGVMHACGHDIHSSVMLGAALLLKQREPQLTGRVRILFQPAEENFGGAKRLIDAGALNNVSAIFGMHNEPGLPVGSFATRGGAFYANVDRFSLTVTGKGAHAARPHEGNDAILLASQLVVALQSIASRNVNTLESVVLSVTRIQGGNTWNVLPEQVELEGTLRTHQVEVREKVKRRVDDIAAGLAQAFDANINVRWFAGPAALVNHDRWATFARDVADWHGYQTQEADLHMGGEDFAVYLQHIPGAFVSIGSDSDYGLHHPAFNPDEALIEEAARYFALLAEKALLQS; from the coding sequence ATGAGCTTTGCGGAACAACTGATCGACTGGCGACGCGAGTTACACCAGCACCCGGAGTTGTCGCTGCAGGAGTTTGAAACCACCCGGCGCATTCGCCACTGGCTGGAAAGCGCCGGGCTGAGATTGCTGCCGTTAAGCCTGCCGACAGGTGTGGTCGCGGAAGTGGGCAGCGGCGAAAAAGTGATCGCCCTGCGCGCCGATATCGATGCCTTACCGATTGAAGAAGCGGTCGACGTGCCGTTTGCTTCGCGCAACCCAGGCGTGATGCACGCCTGCGGGCATGATATTCACTCCAGCGTTATGCTCGGCGCGGCGCTGCTGCTTAAACAGAGGGAGCCGCAACTGACCGGCCGAGTGCGAATTCTGTTCCAGCCCGCAGAAGAGAATTTTGGCGGCGCGAAACGGCTAATCGACGCCGGGGCACTGAACAACGTGAGCGCCATTTTTGGCATGCATAACGAACCCGGCTTACCGGTCGGATCGTTTGCAACGCGCGGCGGCGCGTTTTACGCCAATGTGGATCGTTTTTCGCTGACCGTTACCGGCAAAGGCGCGCACGCCGCACGCCCGCACGAAGGTAACGACGCCATTTTGCTCGCCAGCCAACTGGTGGTCGCGCTGCAAAGCATTGCCAGCCGTAACGTCAATACGCTGGAGTCGGTGGTGCTGAGCGTCACGCGCATTCAGGGTGGCAACACATGGAATGTGCTGCCGGAGCAGGTTGAACTGGAAGGCACGCTGCGCACTCACCAGGTGGAAGTGCGAGAAAAAGTCAAACGCCGCGTCGATGATATTGCCGCCGGGCTGGCACAGGCGTTTGACGCCAATATTAACGTGCGCTGGTTTGCAGGGCCTGCCGCGCTGGTTAATCACGATCGCTGGGCCACCTTCGCCCGCGATGTTGCCGACTGGCACGGTTACCAGACGCAGGAGGCGGATCTGCACATGGGGGGCGAGGATTTTGCCGTCTATTTGCAGCATATTCCCGGCGCGTTTGTCAGCATTGGCAGCGACAGCGATTACGGCCTGCACCACCCGGCGTTTAACCCCGATGAAGCATTAATCGAAGAGGCGGCGCGTTATTTCGCGCTGCTGGCAGAAAAAGCACTGCTGCAATCCTGA
- a CDS encoding GNAT family N-acetyltransferase, with translation MSEHFRDVSPDAPELQPILDGLFGEYAARYGDYFSRSAEVELTEWYLAPQGLFIVLERDGEIIATGAYKPFDAHTAEIKRIWTKQALRKQGLAAKIVQELERRALLAGYSHIYLTTGFRQPEAVRLYLSQGYQPQFDVHRDPEEYSQPPFDGRLRFTKALSVERLSKTA, from the coding sequence ATGAGTGAACATTTTCGCGATGTCTCGCCAGACGCACCGGAATTACAGCCGATTTTAGACGGGCTGTTTGGTGAATACGCTGCACGATATGGCGACTATTTTTCCCGCAGCGCCGAAGTGGAACTCACCGAGTGGTATTTAGCGCCGCAGGGGCTGTTTATAGTGCTGGAGCGTGACGGAGAAATTATCGCGACCGGTGCCTACAAACCGTTTGATGCCCATACGGCGGAAATCAAACGCATCTGGACGAAGCAGGCACTGCGTAAGCAAGGGCTGGCGGCCAAAATCGTGCAGGAGCTGGAGCGGCGCGCGTTACTGGCCGGTTACAGCCATATCTACCTGACCACCGGCTTTCGCCAGCCGGAAGCGGTGCGGCTTTATCTGAGCCAGGGCTATCAGCCGCAGTTTGATGTCCATCGCGATCCGGAAGAGTACAGCCAGCCGCCGTTTGACGGTCGGTTGCGGTTTACTAAAGCGTTGTCGGTTGAGCGTTTAAGCAAAACCGCCTGA
- a CDS encoding amino acid ABC transporter permease: MKNTETIKVVPARYPLRTVGAVIALFVLAAIIQSVAFNPRWEWTVFARWFFDPVILEGLGQTLLLTLLGTALSVIFGGLLALARLSSSWLLSSLAWSYIWLFRSLPLIVVLIILYNFSYLYDTLSLGIPFTGIQWASYQTINVLGQFSTAVVGLTLVQSAYTAEIIRGGFLGVDHGQYEAAAALGLPAWRRTLRIILPQALRTILPSGFNEIISLAKGTAMVYVLAMPELFYTIQMIYNRTQEVIPLLMVGAVWYLVITSVLSAIQYLVERWLARSERRSAISPSRVRSYSTARVAQAQEAVHANLS; the protein is encoded by the coding sequence ATGAAAAATACAGAAACCATCAAAGTGGTACCCGCACGCTACCCACTGCGCACGGTCGGCGCGGTTATTGCACTGTTTGTGCTGGCGGCGATCATTCAGTCCGTGGCTTTTAACCCGCGCTGGGAATGGACAGTGTTCGCCCGTTGGTTTTTCGACCCGGTGATCCTCGAAGGCCTGGGGCAGACGCTGTTACTGACTTTGCTCGGCACAGCGCTGAGCGTGATTTTCGGCGGTTTACTGGCGTTAGCCAGGCTTTCGTCGTCGTGGCTGTTGAGTAGCCTTGCGTGGAGTTATATCTGGCTGTTTCGCTCGCTGCCGTTGATTGTGGTGCTGATCATTCTTTATAACTTCTCCTATCTGTACGACACCTTATCGCTTGGCATTCCGTTTACCGGCATCCAGTGGGCGAGTTATCAAACCATTAACGTGCTTGGGCAGTTTTCCACGGCGGTCGTCGGGTTGACGCTGGTGCAAAGTGCCTATACCGCCGAGATTATTCGCGGCGGCTTTCTTGGGGTCGATCACGGACAGTACGAAGCGGCGGCCGCGCTGGGGTTACCCGCCTGGCGGCGCACGCTGCGCATTATTCTGCCGCAGGCGCTGCGCACGATTTTACCCTCCGGTTTTAACGAGATAATCAGCCTCGCCAAGGGCACGGCAATGGTTTATGTGTTGGCGATGCCGGAGCTGTTTTACACCATTCAGATGATTTACAACCGCACGCAGGAAGTTATCCCGTTGCTGATGGTTGGCGCAGTCTGGTATCTGGTGATCACCAGTGTGCTGTCCGCTATCCAGTATCTGGTTGAACGCTGGCTGGCACGTAGCGAACGCCGTTCAGCGATTTCACCCTCGCGCGTTCGTTCCTATTCCACTGCCCGCGTAGCGCAAGCGCAGGAGGCTGTTCATGCCAACCTCTCTTAA
- a CDS encoding amino acid ABC transporter ATP-binding protein gives MPTSLNGHISITGVSKYFGRHKALDEVSLEIPPGSVTVILGPSGSGKSTLLRTINHLERVDEGFIRIDGEYIGYRLHGDKLYELKEKEILRQRVNVGYVFQNFNLFPHLTVLENLIEAPIAHKKLSRKEAIDQAYDLLDVVGLRNKADAWSRHLSGGQQQRIAIARALSLRPHVMLFDEPTSALDPELVGEVLDVIKKLARAGSTLVVVTHEIGFAREVADQVVFMVDGKIVEQGSSDEVLNHPQHPRTRQFLSKVL, from the coding sequence ATGCCAACCTCTCTTAATGGTCATATTTCGATTACCGGCGTCAGCAAATATTTTGGTCGCCATAAAGCGCTGGATGAGGTGTCGCTGGAGATTCCGCCCGGTTCGGTCACAGTGATCCTGGGGCCATCCGGTTCCGGGAAATCAACGCTGCTGCGTACCATTAATCACCTTGAGCGGGTGGATGAAGGGTTTATACGCATTGATGGTGAATACATCGGTTATCGCCTGCACGGCGACAAACTGTATGAGCTGAAAGAGAAGGAGATTTTGCGCCAGCGCGTCAACGTTGGGTATGTGTTTCAGAATTTCAATTTGTTCCCGCACCTGACGGTGCTGGAAAATCTGATTGAAGCGCCGATTGCCCACAAAAAGCTGAGCCGCAAAGAGGCCATCGATCAGGCATACGATCTGCTGGATGTGGTGGGATTGCGTAATAAAGCCGATGCCTGGTCGCGCCATCTTTCCGGCGGACAGCAGCAGCGCATCGCCATTGCCCGCGCGCTTTCGCTGCGCCCGCACGTGATGTTGTTCGATGAGCCGACATCGGCGCTGGATCCGGAACTGGTGGGCGAAGTGCTGGATGTGATCAAAAAGCTGGCACGCGCCGGCTCAACGCTGGTCGTGGTAACCCATGAAATCGGCTTTGCGCGCGAAGTCGCCGACCAGGTGGTGTTTATGGTCGATGGCAAAATTGTTGAACAGGGAAGCAGTGACGAGGTGCTGAATCACCCGCAGCATCCGCGCACACGCCAGTTTTTATCGAAGGTCTTATAA
- a CDS encoding transporter substrate-binding domain-containing protein, with product MKRLLALLLVSAGSFAAGQLDLKANEQPITVQRNAAAIAKIPADYRFVEPGTLTVAISALNSPPLALVASDNRTRIGSDPDIARLLAQSLGLKLKLVPTAWEDWPLGITSGRYDVALVNIAVTEARKQKFDFATYRADSLAFSVKSSSAIQAIRSAGDLAGRKVIVGSGTNQERILLRWNEENQAAGRSLAQPIYLTDDASGNLYIQSGRADVVFGPQSVAAYKAALNGNTKVVGLGPKKAWVATTTKKGNGLVYALQAALDGAISRGEYQQVLARWGEQGEAVEHSQVNPPGITYD from the coding sequence ATGAAACGATTACTGGCGCTGCTGCTGGTCAGCGCGGGCAGTTTCGCCGCCGGGCAGCTTGATTTAAAGGCTAATGAACAGCCGATCACGGTGCAGCGCAACGCGGCGGCGATCGCGAAAATCCCGGCGGATTATCGCTTTGTCGAACCGGGGACATTAACGGTGGCGATCTCGGCGCTTAACTCCCCGCCGCTGGCGCTGGTTGCCAGTGATAACCGCACGCGCATCGGCAGCGATCCGGATATCGCCCGTTTACTGGCGCAAAGCCTCGGGTTAAAGCTCAAACTGGTGCCCACTGCATGGGAGGACTGGCCACTGGGCATTACGTCCGGGCGTTATGATGTCGCGCTGGTGAATATTGCCGTCACCGAAGCGCGCAAACAGAAGTTTGACTTCGCCACCTACCGCGCGGATTCACTGGCGTTTTCGGTGAAATCCTCCAGCGCAATTCAGGCTATCCGCTCTGCAGGCGATCTCGCCGGTCGCAAAGTGATTGTCGGTTCCGGCACCAACCAGGAGCGCATTCTGCTGCGCTGGAATGAAGAGAACCAGGCCGCCGGTCGCTCGTTAGCGCAGCCGATTTACCTGACAGATGACGCCTCGGGGAATTTGTATATTCAGTCGGGGCGAGCCGATGTGGTGTTTGGCCCGCAATCCGTCGCGGCCTATAAAGCAGCGCTTAACGGCAACACGAAAGTCGTCGGCCTGGGGCCGAAAAAAGCGTGGGTCGCAACCACCACGAAAAAAGGGAACGGTCTGGTGTATGCCTTGCAGGCGGCGCTGGATGGCGCAATCTCGCGCGGTGAATATCAACAGGTGCTGGCGCGCTGGGGAGAGCAGGGGGAAGCGGTTGAACATTCGCAGGTCAACCCACCGGGGATCACTTACGATTAA
- a CDS encoding MFS transporter, with the protein MNTIIKRTNVRYSILLFLFLATVFNYADRATLSVVAPIMSKELGFDPEALGLAFSVFGISYVVMQIPGGWLLDKYGSRLVYGVALIGWSVVTMFQGTIYLYASPLIVLVVLRLMMGAIEAPAFPANSRLSVQWFPNKERGFVTAVYQAAQYISLGIITPLMTIILHTLSWHYVFYYIGAIGVMLGIFWLIKVRDPLSHKEINQHEIDYIRDGGGEPELGSKKGPAKISFAQIKSVCVNRMMIGVYIGQFCVTSITWFFLTWFPTYLYQAKGMSILKVGFVASIPAIAGFIGGLLGGVVSDWLLTRGYSLTTARKFPVICGMLLSCVIVLANYTDSEVVVIAAMSVAFFAKGFGNLGWCVLSDTSPKEVLGIAGGVFNMCGNLASIVTPLVIGVILANTHSFDYAILYVGSMGLIGLFSYLFIVGSLERITLTPTTA; encoded by the coding sequence ATGAATACAATAATTAAACGTACCAATGTGCGTTACAGCATTCTGTTATTTTTGTTTCTTGCCACGGTATTTAATTATGCCGACCGCGCGACACTTTCCGTTGTTGCGCCAATTATGAGTAAAGAGTTAGGTTTTGATCCTGAAGCACTGGGCCTCGCATTTTCCGTATTTGGCATCTCTTATGTGGTAATGCAAATTCCCGGCGGCTGGCTGCTGGATAAATATGGCTCGCGGTTAGTTTATGGTGTGGCGTTGATTGGCTGGTCTGTCGTCACGATGTTTCAGGGTACGATTTATCTGTATGCCAGCCCGCTCATTGTGTTGGTCGTGCTGCGCCTGATGATGGGCGCCATTGAAGCGCCTGCCTTCCCGGCTAACAGCCGTCTTAGCGTGCAATGGTTTCCTAATAAAGAGCGCGGTTTTGTGACGGCGGTTTACCAGGCTGCGCAATATATTTCATTAGGCATTATCACCCCGCTGATGACGATTATTTTGCACACTCTTAGCTGGCATTATGTTTTTTATTATATTGGCGCGATTGGTGTAATGCTGGGGATATTCTGGTTAATTAAAGTTCGCGATCCATTATCCCATAAAGAAATTAATCAACATGAAATTGATTATATTCGCGATGGCGGTGGCGAACCGGAATTAGGCAGTAAAAAAGGACCAGCGAAAATCAGTTTCGCGCAAATAAAAAGTGTCTGCGTGAATCGCATGATGATCGGCGTTTATATTGGTCAGTTCTGCGTGACGTCGATTACCTGGTTTTTTCTCACCTGGTTTCCCACCTATCTTTATCAGGCCAAAGGGATGTCGATTTTAAAAGTGGGCTTTGTCGCCAGTATTCCGGCTATCGCCGGGTTTATCGGTGGCCTGCTGGGCGGCGTGGTATCCGACTGGCTGTTGACGCGCGGATACAGCCTGACCACCGCGCGTAAATTCCCGGTTATCTGCGGCATGCTGCTCTCCTGCGTGATTGTGCTTGCCAATTACACCGATTCCGAAGTGGTGGTGATTGCCGCCATGAGCGTGGCGTTCTTCGCCAAAGGGTTTGGTAATCTTGGCTGGTGCGTGCTTAGCGACACGTCGCCAAAAGAGGTGCTGGGGATAGCCGGTGGCGTGTTCAATATGTGCGGCAACCTGGCGAGTATTGTTACACCGCTGGTGATTGGCGTGATCCTCGCCAATACCCACTCATTTGATTACGCGATCCTCTATGTCGGCTCAATGGGGCTGATTGGTCTCTTCTCTTATCTGTTTATTGTTGGTTCGCTGGAGCGAATTACGCTTACGCCAACCACAGCCTGA
- a CDS encoding L-talarate/galactarate dehydratase, producing MTVSANSDAVTYARASGVKTAAETGDRIEWVKLSLAFLPLATPVSDAKVLTGRQKPLTEVAIIIAEIRSRDGFEGVGFSYSKRAGGQGIYAHAKEIADNLLGEDPNDIDKIYTKLLWAGASVGRSGMAVQAISPIDIALWDMKAKRAGLPLAKLLGAHRDSVQCYNTSGGFLHTPLDQVLKNVIISRENGIGGIKIKVGQPDTKEDIRRLTAVREALGDDFPLMVDANQQWDRETAIRMGRQMEKFNLIWIEEPLDAYDVEGHAQLAAALDTPIATGEMLTSFREHEQLILGNASDFVQPDAPRVGGISPFLKIMDLAAKHNRKLAPHFAMEVHLHLSAAYPLEPWLEHFEWLNPLFNEQLELRDGRMYVSDRHGLGFTLSEQARAWTQQSCEFGKRP from the coding sequence ATGACCGTAAGTGCTAATTCCGATGCTGTAACCTACGCCCGCGCGTCCGGTGTCAAAACCGCGGCTGAAACCGGCGACCGTATCGAGTGGGTAAAACTTTCCCTCGCCTTTTTACCGCTGGCGACGCCGGTAAGTGATGCGAAAGTGCTGACCGGGCGGCAAAAGCCGCTGACCGAAGTGGCGATTATCATTGCCGAAATCCGCAGCCGCGACGGTTTTGAAGGCGTCGGTTTTAGCTATTCCAAACGCGCCGGCGGTCAGGGGATTTACGCCCATGCCAAAGAGATTGCCGATAACCTGCTCGGCGAAGATCCCAACGATATCGACAAGATTTATACCAAGCTGTTGTGGGCGGGAGCCTCCGTTGGCCGCAGCGGGATGGCGGTGCAGGCTATCTCCCCTATCGATATTGCGCTGTGGGATATGAAAGCCAAACGCGCCGGTTTACCGCTGGCGAAGCTGCTCGGCGCGCATCGCGACTCCGTGCAGTGCTACAACACCTCGGGCGGTTTCCTGCATACGCCGCTGGATCAGGTGTTGAAAAACGTCATTATCTCGCGTGAAAACGGCATCGGCGGTATCAAAATCAAAGTCGGCCAACCGGACACCAAAGAGGACATTCGCCGCCTTACCGCTGTGCGCGAAGCGCTGGGCGATGACTTCCCGCTGATGGTGGATGCCAACCAGCAATGGGATCGCGAAACGGCGATTCGTATGGGACGCCAGATGGAGAAATTTAACCTTATCTGGATTGAAGAGCCGCTCGATGCCTACGATGTTGAAGGCCACGCCCAGCTTGCTGCGGCGCTGGATACGCCGATCGCCACCGGCGAGATGCTCACCAGTTTTCGCGAACACGAGCAACTGATCCTCGGTAACGCCAGTGATTTTGTGCAACCAGACGCACCGCGCGTTGGCGGCATCTCGCCGTTCCTGAAAATCATGGATCTGGCGGCCAAACACAACCGCAAACTGGCACCACATTTTGCTATGGAAGTGCACCTTCATCTGTCTGCCGCCTACCCGCTGGAACCGTGGCTGGAGCATTTCGAATGGCTGAATCCGTTGTTTAACGAACAGCTGGAACTGCGCGATGGCCGGATGTATGTCTCCGACCGCCACGGCCTGGGCTTCACGCTGAGCGAACAGGCGCGCGCCTGGACTCAGCAAAGCTGCGAATTCGGCAAACGCCCATAA
- a CDS encoding LacI family DNA-binding transcriptional regulator — MSKTARPVPPRAPTLEDVARAAGLSSMTVSRALNTPQLVRPKTVEKVLAAVKATGYIPNALAGGLASRRSKLIAVVVPQINNNMFVDTIQAISDELAKRGYHMLLCVAGYTQQTEAELVAALLSRRPDGIVLTGIHHSTDLKKVILNASVPVVEIWDLTPTPLDMLVGFSHEKVGQATAEYLLRKGYRRPGLLWTVDKRASQRKAGLCEALARHGITDPLSVDVALPARFTSGREGLSQLLALGESDVIVCSSDTLAQGAIVEAQARGLCVPQDVAVIGFGDLDFAAGNNPAITTVSVDRQIIGQRAATLLMERIEGTSSGEEIVDIGFHFIERESA, encoded by the coding sequence ATGTCGAAAACCGCCCGTCCTGTGCCGCCGCGCGCGCCCACGCTGGAAGATGTTGCCCGTGCTGCGGGGCTTTCCTCAATGACCGTAAGTAGGGCGCTTAACACGCCGCAACTGGTGCGTCCGAAAACGGTGGAAAAAGTGCTCGCCGCCGTTAAAGCAACAGGCTATATCCCGAATGCGTTGGCCGGGGGCCTGGCATCGCGGCGCAGCAAATTGATTGCCGTGGTTGTCCCGCAGATCAATAACAATATGTTTGTCGATACGATCCAGGCCATCAGCGATGAACTGGCTAAGCGCGGTTATCATATGCTGCTGTGCGTCGCCGGTTATACCCAGCAAACCGAAGCGGAGCTGGTCGCAGCGCTGTTGTCGCGCCGCCCGGATGGTATTGTGCTGACCGGTATTCACCACTCAACCGATTTGAAAAAAGTGATCCTCAACGCCAGTGTGCCGGTAGTGGAAATCTGGGATTTAACGCCCACACCGCTGGATATGCTGGTCGGTTTTTCGCATGAGAAAGTGGGGCAGGCTACCGCAGAATATCTGCTGCGCAAAGGGTATCGCCGCCCGGGTTTGCTATGGACGGTTGATAAGCGCGCCTCGCAACGTAAAGCAGGGCTGTGTGAAGCGTTGGCGCGTCATGGCATTACCGATCCGCTCAGTGTGGATGTGGCGCTGCCGGCACGCTTTACCTCAGGGCGCGAAGGGTTGTCGCAGTTACTGGCGCTGGGTGAGTCCGACGTGATTGTTTGCAGCTCCGACACGCTGGCGCAGGGGGCCATTGTTGAAGCGCAAGCGCGTGGTCTGTGCGTACCGCAGGATGTGGCGGTTATTGGTTTTGGCGATCTCGATTTCGCCGCCGGGAATAATCCCGCTATCACCACGGTGAGCGTCGACAGGCAAATCATTGGCCAGCGCGCGGCAACCCTGCTAATGGAGCGTATCGAAGGGACAAGTTCCGGGGAGGAGATCGTGGATATCGGTTTTCACTTTATTGAACGGGAATCAGCGTGA
- a CDS encoding AAA family ATPase → MRINVIGTSGSGKSTLAKRLASQLNVPYIEMDLLYWRPNWQGTPDEELYSRLEKLLEQPGWVLDGNYNRSRDIKWRHVDLVVWVDFGFWRTLRQVTLRAIARARSKQELWPGTGNRESLRRVFLSRESIILWSLKTWRKNRERYARDMADPRYQHLRFVRLTTPQQVDEFLASLT, encoded by the coding sequence ATGAGAATTAACGTTATCGGTACCAGCGGCAGCGGAAAATCGACGCTGGCGAAACGTCTGGCCAGCCAGCTCAATGTGCCTTACATCGAAATGGATCTGCTTTACTGGCGTCCCAACTGGCAGGGGACGCCGGATGAGGAGTTGTATTCGCGTCTGGAAAAACTGCTGGAACAACCCGGCTGGGTGCTCGATGGCAACTATAACCGCAGCCGCGACATTAAATGGCGGCATGTGGATCTGGTGGTGTGGGTCGATTTCGGATTCTGGCGCACACTACGCCAGGTGACGCTTCGCGCCATCGCACGCGCCAGAAGCAAACAGGAGTTATGGCCTGGAACCGGCAATCGCGAAAGCCTGCGTCGTGTTTTTTTGAGCCGCGAGTCGATCATTCTCTGGTCGTTAAAGACCTGGCGCAAAAACCGCGAACGTTATGCGCGGGATATGGCCGATCCGCGTTATCAGCATTTGCGCTTTGTCCGCCTTACCACGCCGCAACAAGTTGACGAATTTCTCGCCAGCCTGACCTAA
- a CDS encoding glutathione S-transferase family protein — translation MITVYGVPGWGSAISEVMLTLADIPYHFVNVDGFDKPGPQQDTLRKLNPLCQVPTLQLDDGSVMTESAAVALMILDQRPDFAPAAGTAQRQQFWRLLVWLVANVYPTFTYADYPERWAADAPGQLVENCQKYRKSLYLWLDTQLQATPYAFGQQLTLLDIYLCVMRTWGPRHAWFAEHAPNITAIADAVCQLPQLQTVLRNNEIIR, via the coding sequence ATGATTACGGTTTATGGTGTTCCCGGCTGGGGATCGGCCATCAGCGAAGTAATGCTGACGCTGGCAGATATCCCTTATCACTTCGTCAATGTCGATGGCTTCGACAAACCCGGCCCACAGCAGGATACCCTGCGAAAATTAAACCCGCTATGCCAGGTGCCAACCCTGCAACTGGATGATGGCAGCGTGATGACGGAATCCGCCGCCGTAGCGCTGATGATCCTCGACCAGCGCCCGGATTTCGCTCCCGCCGCCGGTACCGCGCAACGCCAGCAGTTCTGGCGGTTGTTGGTGTGGCTTGTCGCGAATGTCTATCCCACTTTTACCTACGCCGATTACCCGGAACGCTGGGCCGCAGATGCGCCGGGTCAACTGGTAGAAAATTGCCAGAAGTATCGTAAATCGCTCTATCTGTGGCTCGACACGCAATTGCAGGCAACGCCTTATGCTTTTGGTCAACAACTGACGCTATTGGATATTTATCTTTGCGTCATGCGCACATGGGGGCCGCGTCATGCATGGTTTGCCGAGCACGCGCCAAATATTACCGCCATCGCCGATGCGGTATGCCAGTTACCGCAATTACAAACCGTGCTGCGAAATAATGAAATTATCCGTTAA
- a CDS encoding SGNH/GDSL hydrolase family protein: MMEYIHSYLKGGSWFTLGDSITERGWYQPIVAENLGLATWTNYGIGGTCIAQKNEHDNSAICLRYKTMGEDPDLITIWGGGNDFGFNFGSEGGTEIGDRNDKTSSTFYGAMDLLLTGVIKKFPLARVGFVVTTPVSIARGHGQKNAKGYYLTDYCNASREKCEEYSIPYLDLQKNSGFNEFNMDIMTSNTTGVISDGLHPSKLGMERLATKITHFILSL; encoded by the coding sequence ATGATGGAATATATTCATTCGTATTTGAAAGGTGGTTCCTGGTTTACGCTTGGCGACAGCATAACAGAACGAGGATGGTATCAACCCATCGTCGCAGAGAATTTAGGGCTGGCGACATGGACAAACTACGGTATTGGTGGAACCTGTATTGCACAAAAGAATGAGCATGATAATTCCGCTATCTGCTTACGCTATAAAACCATGGGTGAAGATCCTGATCTTATTACTATCTGGGGCGGTGGCAATGATTTTGGTTTTAACTTCGGCTCGGAAGGCGGTACCGAAATAGGCGACAGAAACGATAAAACGTCATCAACCTTTTATGGCGCAATGGATCTACTGCTTACCGGCGTCATAAAAAAATTTCCGTTGGCCAGAGTAGGGTTTGTTGTTACGACACCCGTTTCAATTGCGCGTGGTCATGGGCAAAAAAATGCCAAAGGATATTATCTGACTGATTATTGTAACGCTAGCAGAGAAAAGTGTGAGGAATATTCCATACCTTATCTCGACCTGCAAAAGAACTCCGGCTTTAACGAATTCAATATGGATATTATGACCAGTAATACCACTGGCGTAATTTCCGATGGTTTGCATCCTTCAAAATTAGGCATGGAAAGGCTGGCAACTAAGATTACGCACTTCATTTTATCGCTGTAG
- a CDS encoding acyltransferase has translation MRIASIDLLKILAIFLVILAHVTLFFLNRDESDVVLCFFRQAGLSGVALFFICSGYFLLNNKHENQANYVIAKIKSIVGVLIFWLLFYYAYDTWWIGRFTDVPEINLLNYLNVSKATTEATPLWFIFAIIPLYIFTPLMRHAFKKERAGEILQVIVLMVIIANLTLINAWTEARFDFSLFAFNLLIPFQPEGLICFLIGGYLGLVKPTLRPFSVAHIMTLVLAIIALLILAFISSNAGIAIFYGKFYNLLLLITSVGLFLFVVNLNINALPRWVSNVSDSVLGIYLVHNIFVVEVHSAFIHENLLGIIPGMNSYLYIIAYSLLAFILAYGLCALLKRSKITARIVTL, from the coding sequence ATGAGAATTGCTTCCATCGACCTCCTGAAGATACTCGCCATCTTTCTTGTCATCCTGGCGCACGTAACGTTGTTTTTTCTCAATCGCGACGAAAGCGATGTCGTGTTGTGCTTTTTCAGACAGGCGGGGCTATCGGGTGTTGCTCTGTTTTTTATCTGTAGCGGCTATTTTTTATTAAATAACAAACACGAGAATCAAGCGAACTATGTCATTGCGAAGATTAAAAGCATCGTTGGTGTATTGATTTTCTGGTTACTCTTTTATTACGCCTATGACACCTGGTGGATAGGCAGATTTACCGACGTGCCCGAAATAAATCTCCTTAATTACCTGAATGTCAGCAAAGCCACCACAGAAGCAACGCCATTATGGTTTATATTTGCCATTATTCCGCTGTACATATTCACGCCTTTAATGCGGCATGCTTTTAAGAAAGAACGCGCGGGTGAAATTCTGCAAGTTATTGTGCTAATGGTGATCATCGCCAACCTGACATTAATCAATGCATGGACCGAAGCCAGGTTTGATTTCTCGCTTTTTGCATTTAACTTGCTCATTCCTTTTCAACCCGAAGGACTGATCTGTTTTTTAATTGGCGGTTATCTCGGGCTGGTTAAACCTACACTCAGGCCATTCTCCGTTGCGCACATTATGACGTTAGTACTGGCAATTATCGCATTGTTAATATTGGCGTTTATTTCGTCCAATGCGGGAATAGCCATCTTTTATGGTAAGTTTTATAACCTATTATTACTTATCACATCGGTCGGTTTGTTTTTATTTGTGGTTAACCTGAATATTAACGCCTTGCCACGCTGGGTGAGCAATGTGAGTGACAGTGTGTTAGGGATCTACCTTGTACACAACATCTTTGTGGTGGAAGTACACAGCGCGTTTATTCATGAAAATCTGTTGGGAATTATCCCGGGGATGAATAGCTATCTTTATATCATTGCTTATTCCTTGCTGGCTTTTATCCTGGCTTACGGCCTTTGTGCGCTGCTAAAAAGATCAAAGATAACAGCCAGAATTGTCACACTTTGA